GATACGACTCAAACCCCCGGCCACTTCGGCGCCGGCGAAGACGAATACACGCCCACCGGCACGGACCAGGTGGCGGAGAATCTTGCCGCCCTGGACGACGAGGAAGCCGAACTCCGCGCGGCCTCGCTCCGCGCCGGCCTGGATGACTACGAGCTGGACGAGGAAGACACCGCCCTGCTGAGCGGCCGCTACGAGGACGAGGACTTCGATGGCCCGGTCAAGCTTGACCCGGTCCTGGCCATCATCGGCCGCCCTAACGTCGGCAAGTCCACCCTGGTCAACCGCATCCTGGGCCGCCGCGAAGCCGTGGTCGAGGACACCCCCGGTGTCACCCGTGACCGAGTGATGTACTCGGCGAACTGGAACGGCCGGAACTTCACGGTCGTCGACACCGGCGGCTGGGAGCACGACGCCCGCGGCATCCACGCCCGCGTGGCCGAGCAGGCCGAGATGGCCGTGGAGCTCGCCGACGCCGTGCTGTTCGTGGTGGACTCCGCCGTCGGCGCGACCGCCACAGATGAGGGCGTCATGAAGATGCTGCGCAAATCCAAGAAGCCGGTCATCATGGTGGCCAACAAGGTCGACGACTTCGCCCAGGAAGCCGACTCGGCCGCGCTCTGGGGCCTCGGCTTCGGCGAGCCCTACCCGGTTTCAGCGCTGCACGGCCGCGGCGTCGCCGACCTGCTTGACCACGTGATGGACACGCTCCCGGAGTTCTCCACCATCGAAGGCCTCGAGCGCAGCGGCGGCCCCCGCCGCATCGCCCTGATCGGCCGGCCGAACGTCGGCAAGTCCTCGCTGCTGAACAAGCTTGCAGGCTCCGAACGCGTCGTCGTCGACAACACTGCCGGCACCACCCGCGACCCTGTCGATGAGTTCATCGAGCTCGGCGGCCGCACCTGGCGCTTCGTGGACACGGCAGGCATCCGCCGCCGCCAGCACATGGCCCAGGGCGCGGACTTCTACGCCTCGCTGCGCACCCAGAGCGCGCTCGAAAAGGCCGAGGTCGCCGTCGTGCTCCTCGCCGTGGACGAGGTGCTCAGCGAGCAGGACGTCCGCATCCTGCAGCTGGCGATCGAATCCGGCCGCGCGCTGGTGCTGGCGTTCAACAAATGGGACCTGCTCGACGACGAACGCCGCACCTACCTGGAACGGGAAATCGAGCAGGACCTCGCCCACGTGGCGTGGGCCCCGCGCGTGAACATCTCGGCCAAGACCGGCTGGCACAAGGACCGGCTGGTCCCGGCCCTGGACACCGCGCTGGAAAGCTGGGACAAGCGCATCCCCACCGGACGCCTGAACGCGTTCCTCGGCGAACTGGTGGCGGCACACCCGCACCCGGTCCGCGGCGGCAAGCAGCCCCGCATCCTCTTCGGCACCCAGGCCTCGAGCCGGCCGCCGAAGTTCGTACTCTTCACCACCGGCTTCCTGGATCCCGGCTACCGCCGCTTCATCACCCGCCGGCTCCGCGAAACCTTCGGCTTCGAGGGCACGCCGATCGAGGTCAACATGCGGGTCCGGGAAAAGCGCGGCAAGAAGCGCTAGTTCCGAACGCGCCCGTTGCGGGAAAAAGTTCCCGTGACACAAGTGAAAGTGTCACGGGCACCCTCCGGAATCGTGTAAGCTTTTGGAGGTGGTTCGGCCGGACTGCTCAGATGAATTCCTTTGGATTTCCAAAAGAAGCATCGGGAGCGGAGAACGGCGGAACCAGCGGGCTGTAGCGCAGCTTGGTAGCGCACTTGACTGGGGGTCAAGGGGTCGCAGGTTCAAATCCTGTCAGCCCGACCAACAGAAAGTACCCCGCCATTCCGGCAACGGAATGGCGGGGTTTTCTGTTTCCCGGCACACGTCGGTTCGGGCACCGCCTGCTTCAGGGAGCACCTACTTTAAAAAGCGCGACGTCCGCCGGTCCGCCAGGATCTTCCCCTTAGTCTGGCAGCCAGGGCAGTACTGCAGCGCGGTGTCCGCAAAGGAAACCTCGCGCACGGTGTCACCGCAGACCGGGCACGCCTCACCGGTCCGGCCATGCACCCGCATGTGGCTCCGTTTCGTGTCCTTGAGCTCGCTGGGCGGCTTCCCGGCGGCTTCCGCCAGCGCCGTGCCAAGGATGTCGTGGATGGCGTCGTAGAGGCGTCCCACCGCCGCCCGGTCGAGGGAACTGGCAAGGGCGAACGGGGATGTCTTTGCCGCGTGCAGGATCTCGTCGCTGTACGCGTTGCCGATGCCGGCGATGATGCCCTGGCTGCGCAGCACACCCTTGATCTGCTGGGAGTTGGCCGCCAGGATCGCGGCCAGCGCATCGACGTCGAACCCGGGGCTGAACGGGTCCGGGCCAAGGGCTGCGACCCCGGGGACGTCTGCGGGTTCGCGGACCGCGTACATCGCCAGGCTCTTCTTCGTGCCGGCCTCGGTCAGGTCCAGGTCGAGCGGGCCGTCCCCGCTCGAAAACGACAGCCGCGCCGCGATGTGGCCGCCACCCATTTTCAACACGGCGCCGGTGGGGGAATCGGTAAAGCGGACCCAGCCTGCCCGGGCCAGGTGGAAGACCAGATGCAGCCCGTCGGCGTCGAGATCCACGAACTTGCCGTGCCGGCGCACGCCCGTCACGGTCCTGCCCTCCAGGGCCGAGACGGGAGGATCCGCCGTCTTGAGCACGGCGAACGAGACGAGCTGGATCTTGGCCAGGACGGTTCCGCGCAGGCGGGCGTCCAGGAAGTCCGCCAGGGCCGCCACTTCCGGTAGCTCAGGCATGGGCAAATCCGTCCGGAACGGGTGCAGGTGCTGCCATGGCCCCATCATGTCAGAGTCCTCCCGGGCGCAGGGCGGATATGCCTATACTTTCAGCGGCGGCCCGATCGATCGGCCGCCGTCGACCTTGGTGATTGACCCGACGAAAGGCCCGTCATGAGCATCATTCCCGAAGAACTGTCCTACACCGCCGAACACGAATGGGTTTCCGCGCCGAATGCCGACGGCGTCGTGCGCGTGGGGATCACGGATTTTGCCCAGGACGCCCTCGGGGACGTCGTCTACGCGCAGATGCCGGAGGTCGGCACCGATATCAAGGCCAACGACGTCGTCGGGGAAGTCGAGTCCACCAAGAGTGTCAGCGACATTTACGCCCCCGTGAGCGGCGAAGTCGTGGCCCGCAACGAGGCGCTGGACACCGATTCGGCCCTGATCAATTCGGATCCGTACGGCGAGGGCTGGCTGATCGAAATCAAGCTTGCGGAGGCTGACGCCGTGGAGTCGCTGCTGAGTGCATCGGAGTACGAACAGCAGGTAGGCTAATGGGAAGATCTCCGGGCCGTGTTACTGGACACACTTAGTGGACGCAGTGGCCGGCCGGGGGATTGACTACCGGATCTGCCAGGCTTTTCCGGACGCATGCGTTGTTTGCAGGGGGGACACCTGCAACGAATGAGGAGGACTCAATGGTTGGGCACGGACAGAACGACACCGGTGAATACGGCACGGGTGGAGTGAAAGCCTCGGAGACCACGTCGATCCATCTCACTCCCGTGCGCGATGAGCCCACCATTACCCCCAAGGTCTCGAACGAGGAACGTTCGGCGATCGAGTCGCTGCCCGCCGGTTCCGCCCTGCTGGTGGCCCACAGCGGCCCCAACTCCGGTGCCCGCTTCCTGCTCGACTCGGACGTCACGACGGCGGGCCGCCACCCTGACGCCGACATCTTCCTCGACGACGTGACGGTTTCGCGCCGGCACGTCGAATTCCGCCGCACGGCGCGCAGCTTCGAGGTGGTGGACACCGGGAGCCTGAACGGCACCTACGTCAACCACGACCGTGTTGACAGCGTGGAGCTGAAGTCAGGTAACGAGGTGCAGATCGGCAAGTTCCGACTCACTTTCTACCTCAGCCCTGCCCGTACCGCAGGCAACGTCTGATATCGGGGTAATTGCCGGTGGCCATGGCACAAGCCGAACGGCGCGGACCCCAGGTCCTGAACATCGGGGAGGTCCTGGCTCAACTGAGCGACGACTTCCCCTCCATGACCGCGTCGAAAATCAGGTTCCTTGAAGAAAAGGGCCTCATCAATCCGCAGCGGACCCCCGCCGGCTACCGGCAGTATTCCGAAGGGGACGTCGAACGGCTGCGCTTTGTGTTGTCGCTGCAGCGGGACCAGTACCTGCCGCTGAAGGTGATCAAGGACTATCTCGACGCGATCGACCGCGGCGAACGGCCGGAGAACCTGCCGCCGGGCGTAACGGTTTCGCCGCGGATCGTTTCCGACGAACTCGCCTCCGAGCTGAACAACCGGGTACGACTGCTCAGCGAAGAACAGCTCCGCACCGAGTCCGGGGCCAGCGTCCCGCTGCTCGAGTCGCTGTTGAGCTTCGGCCTGATCGGGCACGTCAACGGCAAGTTTGACGACCACGCCCTGCAGGTCGCCCGCGCCTGCGTTCAGCTGGAAAGCCACGGCCTCGAGCCCCGGCACCTGCGGCCGTTCCAGGCCGCAGCCGACCGCGAGTTCGGGCTGGTCGAACGCGCGGTAGCCACGCTGACATCCCGCAAGGACGCCGCCTCGCAGGCCCGCGCCGCTGAGGCCGCGCGGGAAATCAGCGAACTCTGCCTCTCACTGCACCGCGCCCTGGTGCAGGACCGCATCTCGAGGATGGACAGCTGATGATTGAGGTGGAAATTGTAGGCGTGCGGATCGAACTGCCGTCCAACCAGCCGCTGGTCCTGCTCAAGGAGATTCACGGTGAGCGCCACGTTCCAATCTGGATCGGCACCCCGGAAGCCAGCGCGATTGCACTGGCGCAGCAGGGCGTGGTCCCGCCGCGGCCGATGACGCATGACCTGCTCGTGGACGTCGTCGAGGCGCTGGGCCACTCGATCGTCAGCGTGAACATCGTGGCAGTCGAGGACAACATCTTCTACGGCCAGCTGCAGTTCGAAGACGGCACCACCGTCAGCTCGCGGGCCTCGGACGCCCTCGCCCTTGGCCTGCGCGCGAAGTGCCGGATCTGGTGCGCGGACGCCGTGATGGAGGAAGCCGGTGTGCGGATCACCGAGCACGACGACGGCGAGGAAGCCCAGCCCGGTCCCGCCGTCGACGAGGAGGGGGAGCTGCGCCGCTTCCGGGAGTTCCTGGACGACGTCGAACCCGAGGACTTCGCCGGCTGAAACGGCTTAAAGCTTAAAGTCGAGGTCGAAAGTTTCGACACGCCCCGGCAATAGTCCCAGCGTCTTTGACCTTGGCCTCCGGCAGGCCTAACGTCAGAGGTACAAGTTCCCATTGCATACGACAGCCGCGCAAGTCACACTGGAAATCGGCGCGCTGTTGCTGCAAGTTCCCGCGGGAACTCATGACAAGGAGGATCCACGTGAGTCCGAAAGGCGAAGCAGGCGAGCTCAAGCAGGCCTCGACGGCAGGCGTTGCTGTGCCCGCGAGCGGTGCCCAGGGCCTGCTCTTCACCGAGGATCTTCCTGTTCTGGACGAGGACGCGGGGTACCGCGGACCGACGGCCTGCAAAGCGGCCGGCATCACCTACCGCCAGCTGGACTACTGGGCCCGCACCGGACTCGTCGAGCCCGCGGTGCGCGGCGCCGCAGGCTCCGGCTCACAGCGGCTCTACGGCTTCCGCGACATTTTGGTCCTCAAAGTCGTCAAACGGCTCCTCGACACCGGCGTTTCGCTGCAGCAGATCCGCACCGCCGTCGAACACCTCCGGGAGCGCGGGGTCGAGGACCTCGCCCAAATCACGCTCATGAGCGACGGCGCCAGCGTTTACGAATGCACCTCGGCGGATGAAGTCATCGACCTGGTCCAGGGCGGACAGGGTGTCTTCGGCATCGCCGTCGGCCGCGTCTGGCGTGAAGTGGAAGGCAGCCTAGCGGCCCTTCCGAGCGAACACGCAGCGGACCAGTCGTTCCCCGACGACGAACTCAGCAAGCGACGCGCGGCCCGCAAGATCGGCTAGCGCAACCCCTAACGCCTCAGCAAAGAGCAACGCGGGGTCACTTCGCGCCCATCCTGAACCTCAGGATCGGCGGGAAGTGACCCCGCGTTGTTGTGTTTGGGAAGTTTCCCCGGGTCCGGGCGGCCGGCCCAGTCACGCTAGCGCTGGCTGCGGCTCCGGACCCTGACCGAGGACGCCGCGTCGCCGTTGGCGCCGCCGCCGTGCATCAGGTTGGCGAGCAGGGAGTCGAACAAGGCGGCGGCGGTCTTGGCCGATTCGCCGGGCCAGTGGTGGACTGGATGGGCCGCGCCCTGGATCTGCTGCCAGTTGGCTTGTTCCGGGATGTGCGGGCTCAGCAGCAGCTCGCCAAACATCGACTCCATCTCGGCCAGGCGGAAGCTGTGCTCCGAGGAGCCGGTCCGCACCCGGTTGGCCACGATGCCGGCGGGGGAGAGCCCCGGCGCGAATTCCTGCCGGAACAGCTGGATGGCGCGCATGGTGCGCTCGGTGCCCGCCACGGAGAACAGGCCGGGCTCAGCGACCAGGGTGACCTTGTCGCTGGCCGTCCAGGCCATCCGGGTCAGCCCGTTGAGCGAGGGCGGGCAGTCGATCAGGACCAGCTCGTAGTCCCCGGCGCCCGCGAGCACGGCGGAGAGCCGGCGCAGGTCGCGGCGGCCAAGGTCCGGTCGGTCGTAGATCCCGGTGTAGGCGGAGCCGAAGGCAACGTCCAGGACAGGCACGCTGCTGCGGGAGGAACCGTTGCGGGACGAACCGTTGGCGTGCTCGATCCAGCCGCTGGGAACCACGTTGTCCGCGAGACGTGCCCGGCGCGGGGATTTGAGCATCCGGCCGATGTCCAGCTGTTCGTCGGGCCGGACGCCGAGGGCGGTACTGGCATCCGCGTGCGGGTCGAGATCGACGACGAGGGTGGGGATGCCGGCTGCGAGTGCTGCCGACGCCAGTCCGGTTGTCACGGATGTCTTGCCGACCCCGCCTTTGAGGCTGCTGATGCTGACTACTTGCACTTGAAAAACCAATACCTAACGCCGGTTGCCGAGACTGGGTCATGCCGGCCCGTGCGTTCCTTCGGACCGGGGCGAGCATGCGCCACCCACCACCTCATCATATGTTGACCGGCAGGCGAATCCCGTCTCATCTGGCCCGGCGGCCGCCCGGACAACTCGGATTCGCGCGGGAACCCCCGGAACCACGGCGATCTGCCTTCTTCGGCCGAAATGACGCATAATCTTGTGATGGGCGCCACAATGATTTGTGTTTGCGCACACCAGTCTTAGAAACTGTGACGACTTACCGAACCGCCCGCGATGATGCAGGAGAAGTATGTTTTCCAAGATTCTGGTGGCTAACCGCGGCGAAATTGCCATCCGCGCCTTCCGTGCCAGCTACGAGCTGGGTGCCAAGACCGTTGCGGTGTTTCCCACCGAGGACCGTAACTCGATCCACCGCCAGAAGGCGGATGAGGCGTACCTGATCGGCGAGGAGGGCCATCCGGTCCGGGCATACCTCGACGTCGATGAGGTGGTCCGTGTCGCGAAGGAGGCGGGCGCGGACGCGATCTACCCCGGCTACGGCTTCCTCTCGGAAAACCCCAACCTGGCCCGCGCCGCCGCGGCCGCCGGCATCACCTTCGTCGGGCCCCCTGCAGAGGTCCTCGAACTGGCCGGGAACAAGGTCGCGGCACTCGAGGCCGCGCGTAAGGCCGGCGTCCCGGTGCTCAAGTCCAGCGCCCCGTCCAAGGACGTGGACGAACTTATCGCCGCGGCGGACGAAATCGGGTTCCCGATCTTCGCCAAGGCCGTCGCTGGCGGCGGCGGACGCGGCATGCGCCGGGTCGACACCCGGGAGGCCCTGCCCGAGGCCCTGCAGGCCGCGATGCGCGAGGCTGACGCCGCCTTCGGTGACCCCACCATGTTCCTGGAACAGGCGGTGCTGCGGCCGCGGCACATCGAGGTACAGATCCTCGCGGACGCCGAGGGCAACGTCATGCACCTCTTCGAGCGCGACTGCTCCATCCAGCGCCGCCATCAGAAGGTGATCGAAATTGCGCCCGCGCCCAACCTCGACGAAGGCATCCGGCAGGCCCTCTACCGGGACGCCGTGAAATTCGCCAAGGCCCTGAACTATGTCAATGCCGGCACCGTGGAGTTCCTGGTCGACACCGTGGGCGAGCGGGCTGGCCAGCACGTCTTCATCGAGATGAACCCCCGCATCCAGGTCGAGCACACCGTTACCGAGGAAGTCACGGACGTCGACCTCGTCCAGGCCCAGCTGCGCATCGCCTCCGGGGAGACCCTTGCGGACCTTGGCCTCTCGCAGGAAACCGTCAAACTCAACGGCGCCGCGCTGCAGTCCCGCATCACCACCGAGGACCCGGCCAACGGCTTCCGGCCGGACGTCGGAAAGATCACCGGCTACCGTTCGGCGGGCGGCGCGGGCGTCCGGCTCGACGGCGGCACCGTGTACTCCGGCGCCGAGATCAGCCCGCACTTCGACTCGATGCTGGTCAAGCTGACCTGCCGCGGCCGCGACTACCCGACCGCTGTCGCCCGGGCCCGGCGCGCCCTCGCCGAGTTCCGGATCCGCGGCGTCTCCACCAACATCTCCTTCCTGCAGGCCGTCCTGGACGATCCGGACTTCGTCGCCGGGGACGTGGCCACCTCGTTCATCGACGAGCGCCCCGAACTCCTCAAGGCCCGCGTCTCCGCGGACCGGGGTACCAAACTGCTGACCTGGCTCGCCGAAGTTACCGTCAACAAGCCCAACGGCGAGCTCACGGTCCACACCGACCCGGCGGACAAGCTGCCCGCCCTGGCGGACGGCGAGGCCCCCGCGGGGTCACGCCAGCGGCTCCTCGAGCTCGGCCCGGAGGGCTTCGCCCGGGCACTGCGCGAGCAGAACGCCGTCGCCGTCACCGACACCACCTTCCGCGACGCCCACCAGTCCCTGCTCGCCACCCGCGTCCGCACCCGCGACCTGGCGGCGGCCGGACCGGCCGTATCCCGGATGCTTCCGGAACTGCTGTCCGTCGAGGCCTGGGGCGGCGCGACCTATGACGTCGCCTTGCGCTTCCTGGGGGAGGACCCCTGGGACCGCCTGGCAGCGCTGCGCAAGGTGCTGCCGAACATCTGCCTGCAGATGCTGCTCCGCGGCCGCAACACCGTCGGCTACACCCCGTACCCGGAAGAGGTGACGGTGGCGTTCGTGAACGAGGCCGCCGCTGCGGGCATCGATATCTTCCGCATCTTCGACGCCCTCAACGACGTCAACCAGATGGCCCCCGCGATCCGCGCCGTGCGCGAGACCGGGACCGCCGTCGCCGAGGTGGCGCTCTGCTACACGGCGGACATGCTCGACCCGGACGAGAAGCTGTACACGCTCGACTACTACCTGGAGCTGGCGCAGAAGATCGTCGATGCCGGCGCGCACATCCTCGCGATCAAGGACATGGCCGGGCTGCTGCGACCGGCGGCCGCCGCCCGCCTCGTCACGGCCCTGCGGGAGAAGTTCGACCTCCCGGTCCACCTGCACACCCACGACACCGCGGGAGGCCAGCTGGCCACCCTGCTCGCGGCCGTGGACGCCGGGGTGGACGCCGTGGACGTTGCATCGGCGTCGCTGGCCGGCACCACGAGCCAGCCGTCCGCCTCCGCGCTGGTCGCGGCGCTGGCCCACACCCCGCGTGACACCGGCCTGAGCCTGGCCAATGTGTGCGCCCTGGAACCCTATTGGGAGGCCGTGCGCCGCGTCTACGCCCCCTTCGAGTCGGGACTGCCGGGCCCCACCGGCCGCGTCTACCAGCACGAGATCCCCGGCGGCCAGCTATCCAACCTGCGCCAGCAGGCCATCGCGCTGGGACTCGGTGAGCGCTTTGAGGCGATCGAGGACATGTACACCGCGGCGGACCGCATCCTGGGCCGGCTCGTGAAGGTCACCCCGTCGTCCAAGGTGGTGGGCGACCTCGCCCTGCACCTGGTGGGGCTCAACGCCGACCCGGCGGACTTCAACGAGAACCCGCAAAAGTATGACGTCCCGGACTCCGTGATCGGCTTCCTCTCCGGGGAACTCGGCGACCCGCCCGGCGGCTGGCCCGAGCCGTTCCGGACCAAGGCCCTCCAGGGCCGCAGCGTCAAGGTCCGCGACGTCGAGCTGAGCGCCGAGGACAGCGCGGCGCTCAAGGGCGATTCCAAGACGGTCCAGCAGACGCTCAACCGGCTGCTCTTCGCCGGCCCCACCAAGGACTACCAGAAGAGCGTCGAGGCGTACGGCAACCTCTCGGTGTTGGACACCCGCGACTACCTCTTCGGGCTGCAGCGCGGGGCGGAACACGAGATTGAGCTCGAGAAGGGCGTGCGCCTGATCGCGTCGCTGGAGGCCGTCTCCGAGCCGGACGAGAAGGGCATGCGCACCGTGATGTGCACGCTGAACGGACAGTCCCGGCCCGTGGTGGTCCGCGACCGTTCCGTGGTCAGCAACGTCAAGGCGGCCGAACGGGCCGACGCCTCGCAGCCGGGCCAGGTCGCTGCGCCGTTCGCCGGTGCGGTCACCCTGACGGTCAAGGCCGGGGACACGGTCAAGGCCGGGGACACCGTCGCGACCATCGAGGCCATGAAGATGGAAGCCTCCATCACGACGCCGGTAGCCGGCACCGTCGCACGCCTCGCCGTCGGCGCCGTCGAACAAGTCCAGGGCGGCGACCTGCTGCTGGTCGTGGAGTAGCGGGACCCCCGACCCGGGGGCAACACCAAAAAGGGCTCCCCCTGCCGTGAAGCACGGCCGGGGGAGCCCTTTTGGTGTTGCTGGCGGCGAAAGCCTAAACGTTGGCGCGCTTCGCGGAGTACATCTCTTCGATCACATTGTCGAAGTCCTTCATCACCTGGGCGCGCTTGACCTTCATGGACGGGGTGAGGTGCCCGGAGGCTTCGGTGAAATCGGACGGCACAATCCGGAAGGACTTGATCGCCTCCGCCTGCGACACGGACTGGTTGGCCCGGTTGATCAGTTCCTGGACCGCCGCCTTTACGGCGGGGCTCTCCGCGGCCTCGACCACCGACGTCGACGCCGGCAGGCCGTGGCGCTGCAGCCAACCCGGGAGGGCCTCTTCATCGAGGGTCACCAGGGCGCCGATGAAGGGACGGTTGTCTCCGACCACGAGCACCTGCGAGACGAGCGCGTCGGCGCGGATCTGGTCCTCAAGCAACGCCGGCACCACGTTCTTGCCGCCGGCGGTGACGATGATCTCCTTCTTCCGGCCGGTGATGGTCAGGAAGCCCTCCTCATCGAGCTGCCCGATGTCGCCGGTGCGGAACCAGCCGTCCACAAAGGTCTCGGCCGTGAGGTCATCGCGGTTGAAGTAGCCGCGCATCACGCAGACGCCCTTGGCGAGGATTTCGCCGTCGTCGGCGATCTTGACGGCGTTGCCGGGAATCGGTGCGCCGACCGTGCCGATCTTGATCAGCGACGGGGTGTTAACGGTAATCGGGGCGGTCGTTTCGGTCAGGCCGTAGCCTTCGAGGATCTGCAGCCCGATGCCCTGGAAGAAGTGGCCGAGCCGCGCCCCGAGGGGACCGCCGCCGGACACCGCGTGCGCCACCTGGCCACCCATGGCGGCGCGGAGCTTTCCATAGACGAGCCTGTCGAACAGCGCGTGCTTGAGCTTGAGGCCCAGGCCCACCTTGCCGTCCTGCCGGGCCCGCGAGTAGGCGATGGCGGTTTCCGCGGCGCGGTGGAAGATGGCGCCTTTGCCGCCGTCCTCGGCCTTGGTCAGGGCGGAGTTGTAGACCTTTTCGAAGACCCGCGGCAC
The nucleotide sequence above comes from Arthrobacter sp. KBS0702. Encoded proteins:
- a CDS encoding long-chain fatty acid--CoA ligase yields the protein MREISVPPLVTVPPETNITDLVLRQAAKASNPALFSRLDAAGQWQDIRATDFLADVSLLAKGLMASGVAAGDRVGIMSRTRYEWALIDFAIWFAGAVSVPIYETSSPSQVAWNLGDSGAVAAFGESAHHEDIIRQAATSEGLTALRHVWQLEGDALDELRSAGTGISDEELEQRRRQAGLSDLATIIYTSGTTGRPKGCELTHGNFVELSDNVLATSLGQTVHEHARTIMFLPLAHVFARFISVLAVAAGVTVAHTPDIKNLLPDLQSYRPTFILAVPRVFEKVYNSALTKAEDGGKGAIFHRAAETAIAYSRARQDGKVGLGLKLKHALFDRLVYGKLRAAMGGQVAHAVSGGGPLGARLGHFFQGIGLQILEGYGLTETTAPITVNTPSLIKIGTVGAPIPGNAVKIADDGEILAKGVCVMRGYFNRDDLTAETFVDGWFRTGDIGQLDEEGFLTITGRKKEIIVTAGGKNVVPALLEDQIRADALVSQVLVVGDNRPFIGALVTLDEEALPGWLQRHGLPASTSVVEAAESPAVKAAVQELINRANQSVSQAEAIKSFRIVPSDFTEASGHLTPSMKVKRAQVMKDFDNVIEEMYSAKRANV